Within Candidatus Rubrimentiphilum sp., the genomic segment GTTTGCTGCGCGTGTCGGTGGATTCGGCGCCGGATATTTTACTCGCCGCAACCGACGGCTTCGTGTCGTTCGACGCGGTCTTTGCCGCCGTCGAGCGCGGGATTGACGTCGCGGTTGCCAACAAAGAGCTGATTGTAGCGGCCGGCGAGTTGCTCGTCGCGTCAGCGGAGCGCAGCGGATCGCAGATCGTTCCGGTCGACTCGGAGCATTCGGCGATCTTCCAGTGCTTGGCCGGCGAGTCGCGCGATCGCGTGCATTCGATCATTTTGACTGCGTCCGGCGGCCCGTTTTGGCGCAAAACGAAAATCGAGATCGACGATGCCACGCTGGAGGCGGCACTCGCACATCCGACGTGGCAGATGGGCGTGAAGAACACCGTCGACTCCGCGAGCATGATGAACAAAGGGCTCGAAGTGATCGAAGCCAGCCGTCTCTTCGGGCTCCCAGGCGAGCGGATCGGCATCGTAGTTCATCCTCAATCGATTGCGCACGGCATGGTGATCTTCACCGACGGCAACGTCAAGATTCAAGCCGCCGCCCCCGATATGCGGTTGCCGATTGGCTACGCGCTCGCATATCCGGACCGCCTCGACTGTCAGCGTGAGGTATCGGGTTGTCATCGTGAGGTATCGGGTTGTCATCGTGAGGTATCGAACGACCGCGAGCCGCAGCGAGCGGCCCTGAGCGGTAGCGAAGGGTCCGATCCCCTTGTCGCACTCGGTGCCCATCCCGAAGCTGCGGCGCTGCGTTATGATTTCGAGCGGCCGGACCTCGAGCGGTTCCCCTGCGTGCGCCTGGCCTACGAAGCGCTTGCGACGGGCGGCACGATGCCGGCGATTCTGTCGGCGGCAAACGAAATAGCCGTCCAGGCGTTTGTAGAAGGTGAGATCCGCTTTGGGCAGATTCCCGCGGTCATCGAGGAGACGCTGTCTTCGGCGGCGCCCGGCGAATTGAACCTCGAGGCGCTGCGCGCGGCGGACCGGCAGGCTCGCGAACGCGCTCGGGCCGCGGTAGCCGCTGTGCGCCGAGTGAAAGTATGACGATATGTATATAATGATGATTCTCGCCGCAATCACGCTCACGAGCGTCGCGAAGGTCGCGCTCTTCATACTCGTGCTCTCGGTGCTCGTCGTGCTGCACGAATACGGACACTTTATTCTGGCCCGCCTCAGCAAGGTGCGCGTGCTCGAATTCTCGGTCGGCTTCGGTCCGAAGCTCCTCGGCTGGACCAGTCCGCGCAGCGGCACCGCGTACTCGTTGCGCGCGCTGCCCTTGGGCGGCTACTGCGCGATGTACGGCGAGGACAACAAAACCTCGGAAGCCGAGCAGCAGCGTGAGTTCCGTGAAGAAGCGCCGGCGTATGAAGAAGACAATTTCCAATCCAAGAATCCGTGGACGCGCCTGGCCATTATCGCCGCCGGACCGATCGCGAACTTTATTCTTTGTCTGGCCATTCTGTTCGTCAGCGCCGTCGCATTCGGCGTGCAAGGCGACCAGTATCAGCCGCGCATCGGCCCGTTAAGCCCGAACATGCCCGCACAGCGCGCCGGCATGCACGCCGGCGATAAGATCCTGCAGATCAACGGGCAGGTGATAAGCAACGGAAACCAGCTCGTGAAGATCATTCACTCATCGCTGAACAAACCGTTGCGCGTCACGTACGACCACAATGGCGACGTGCGCACGGTGTCGGTCACGCCCGCGCCTTGCCCGGCTCCAAAAGCGGCTGAAGGATGTTTGGGCTTCCAGCCGGTGGCGGTGTTCGAACGCGTCGGATTGGGTGAGGCCGCGCGCGCTTCGCTTGCGAATTTCGTCTTCATCGGACGGCAAGTCTTCGGGAGCCTCGCGCTCCTGGTGAGCCATCCGGTGCAGTACGGAGGCCAGGTGTCGGGGGTCGTGGGCATGGGGCAGGCGGCCATGTCCATTCAGGACTTCGGCTGGGGTCCGTACCTGTTTTTTGCGGCACTGATCTCGTTTGCGCTGGGCCTTTTCAACTTCTTGCCCCTGCCGGCGCTCGACGGCGGCCGCGTCGCCTTCATCATCGCCGAGCTGGTGCGCGGAAAACCCGTCGATCCGGAGAAAGAGGCCTTAGTGCACATCACGGGGTTCGCCGTGCTGATCGCGCTGATGCTCGTCATCAACTTCTATAACGTCGTGCAGATCTATCAAGGAAAGGGACCGTTCTGATTCGCTTAAGGCGTAAAAGCAAACCGGTCTTCTTGCAAAACAAGACCGGAAAGGACGACGCCAAGTCCGTTTGGATCGGCGGCGACCATCCTATCGTCGTGCAGACCATGACGACGACGGACACCGGCGACGCCGACGCGACGCTCGCGCAAATCTATGGGCTGGCCATGGAAGG encodes:
- a CDS encoding M50 family metallopeptidase; this translates as MMILAAITLTSVAKVALFILVLSVLVVLHEYGHFILARLSKVRVLEFSVGFGPKLLGWTSPRSGTAYSLRALPLGGYCAMYGEDNKTSEAEQQREFREEAPAYEEDNFQSKNPWTRLAIIAAGPIANFILCLAILFVSAVAFGVQGDQYQPRIGPLSPNMPAQRAGMHAGDKILQINGQVISNGNQLVKIIHSSLNKPLRVTYDHNGDVRTVSVTPAPCPAPKAAEGCLGFQPVAVFERVGLGEAARASLANFVFIGRQVFGSLALLVSHPVQYGGQVSGVVGMGQAAMSIQDFGWGPYLFFAALISFALGLFNFLPLPALDGGRVAFIIAELVRGKPVDPEKEALVHITGFAVLIALMLVINFYNVVQIYQGKGPF
- a CDS encoding 1-deoxy-D-xylulose-5-phosphate reductoisomerase, giving the protein MRKRVAILGSTGSIGTQALDVIAHHPDRFEVVALAAGKQVDKLREQAERFGVPISASSADGADGLLRVSVDSAPDILLAATDGFVSFDAVFAAVERGIDVAVANKELIVAAGELLVASAERSGSQIVPVDSEHSAIFQCLAGESRDRVHSIILTASGGPFWRKTKIEIDDATLEAALAHPTWQMGVKNTVDSASMMNKGLEVIEASRLFGLPGERIGIVVHPQSIAHGMVIFTDGNVKIQAAAPDMRLPIGYALAYPDRLDCQREVSGCHREVSGCHREVSNDREPQRAALSGSEGSDPLVALGAHPEAAALRYDFERPDLERFPCVRLAYEALATGGTMPAILSAANEIAVQAFVEGEIRFGQIPAVIEETLSSAAPGELNLEALRAADRQARERARAAVAAVRRVKV